In a genomic window of Roseiflexus castenholzii DSM 13941:
- the mnmA gene encoding tRNA 2-thiouridine(34) synthase MnmA, translating to MAKIMIAMSGGVDSSLAAALLHEAGHDVTGVTLHLWEGDDDRLAESLCCSQEMTESARRVCAQLGIPYYVFNYQREFRRSVIEYFLREYASGFTPNPCLECNREIKFRALLARARALGFDYVATGHYARIRVDKTPADHSASPSPNGAQRAVYRLLRAVDEEKDQSYMLYMLGQDDLARLMFPIGEYTKAEVRALAAARGLASANRPESQDICFVPGGDYRNLLREERPDALRPGPILDLEGREVGRHQGLPLYTIGQRRGLGIATGQPMYVMALDVARNAVIVGPESALRRTTLRAERVTFVSGSWPEAPFDCLAQIRAHADAVPARVTPVEPERVEVRFEHPQRAITPGQAIVFYDGAVVLGGGRIARD from the coding sequence ATGGCGAAGATCATGATAGCCATGAGCGGCGGTGTGGACAGTTCCCTGGCGGCTGCGCTGCTCCACGAAGCCGGGCACGACGTCACCGGCGTCACCCTGCATCTCTGGGAGGGCGACGATGACCGCCTGGCGGAGAGCCTCTGCTGCTCCCAGGAGATGACCGAAAGCGCCCGTCGCGTGTGCGCACAACTCGGCATACCATACTATGTCTTCAATTATCAACGCGAGTTTCGGCGCTCTGTGATCGAATATTTTTTGCGTGAATACGCCAGCGGCTTCACGCCCAACCCATGCCTGGAGTGCAACCGCGAGATCAAGTTCCGCGCGCTGCTGGCGCGCGCGCGCGCCCTGGGGTTCGACTATGTTGCCACCGGGCATTATGCCCGCATCCGTGTTGATAAGACACCTGCCGATCACTCCGCCTCCCCATCGCCGAATGGCGCCCAACGCGCCGTTTACCGGCTGCTGCGCGCCGTCGATGAGGAGAAGGATCAGTCGTACATGCTCTATATGCTCGGTCAGGACGACCTGGCGCGGCTGATGTTTCCAATTGGCGAGTACACCAAGGCAGAGGTTCGCGCCCTGGCTGCCGCGCGCGGACTGGCAAGCGCCAACCGACCGGAGAGCCAGGACATTTGTTTCGTCCCCGGCGGCGACTACCGCAACCTGCTGCGTGAAGAGCGCCCCGATGCGCTGCGTCCTGGACCGATCCTCGACCTTGAGGGGCGCGAGGTGGGCCGGCACCAGGGATTGCCGCTCTATACCATCGGGCAACGGCGCGGTCTTGGCATTGCGACCGGTCAACCGATGTATGTGATGGCGCTCGACGTGGCGCGCAACGCGGTGATCGTCGGTCCTGAATCGGCGCTCCGGCGCACAACGCTGCGCGCTGAACGAGTAACCTTCGTCAGCGGTTCCTGGCCCGAGGCGCCGTTCGACTGTCTGGCGCAGATTCGGGCGCATGCCGATGCCGTTCCGGCGCGGGTGACTCCCGTCGAGCCGGAGCGTGTCGAGGTGCGCTTCGAGCATCCGCAGCGCGCCATTACCCCAGGGCAGGCAATCGTCTTCTACGACGGCGCAGTTGTGCTTGGGGGCGGACGGATTGCGCGCGACTGA
- the mvk gene encoding mevalonate kinase: MQSHTSAPGKIILCGEHAVVYGRPAIALPLSKIRARASVAPGAAGIGIRFDAPNLGRRWLLAAAPGDPLSELTLATLKQLGITRIPDIQITITSDIPIASGMGSGAAIATAIVRALATAFGRNLSAAEISALVYASEQRYHGTPSGIDNTVIAYEQAIWFQRRSEPPHLIEPLPIAAPFTLVIGDTGVRSATRLPVGEVRRRWQEDPARYEALFDLVADVVHQARHALARGDVATLGPLLDRNQEALEQIGVSSPELERLITAARRAGAAGAKLSGGGWGGVMIALVDPETVVSVREALLAVGAARVLETTVSASA; this comes from the coding sequence ATGCAATCTCACACATCCGCTCCTGGCAAAATCATCCTGTGCGGCGAGCATGCCGTCGTCTACGGTCGTCCGGCAATTGCGCTGCCGCTCAGCAAGATTCGCGCACGCGCCAGCGTCGCTCCGGGCGCAGCGGGGATTGGCATTCGCTTCGACGCACCCAACCTGGGGCGGCGCTGGCTGCTTGCCGCCGCTCCCGGCGATCCCCTCTCCGAACTGACGCTGGCGACCCTCAAACAGTTGGGGATAACCAGAATACCAGACATCCAGATCACGATCACGTCAGATATCCCTATTGCGAGCGGCATGGGGAGCGGCGCTGCGATTGCAACGGCTATCGTGCGCGCACTGGCTACGGCGTTCGGACGCAACCTGAGCGCCGCCGAGATTTCGGCGCTGGTGTACGCAAGTGAGCAGCGCTACCATGGCACACCCAGCGGCATCGACAACACCGTGATCGCATACGAGCAGGCAATCTGGTTCCAGCGACGCAGCGAGCCGCCACACCTGATCGAGCCGTTGCCGATTGCTGCACCCTTCACCCTGGTGATCGGCGACACGGGTGTGCGCAGCGCCACGCGCCTGCCGGTCGGCGAGGTACGGCGGCGCTGGCAGGAAGACCCGGCGCGCTACGAAGCCCTGTTCGATCTGGTGGCAGATGTGGTGCATCAGGCGCGTCACGCGCTGGCACGAGGCGATGTGGCAACCCTGGGACCGTTGCTCGACCGCAACCAGGAGGCGCTGGAACAGATCGGCGTATCGTCACCGGAACTCGAGCGACTGATCACGGCGGCGCGCAGGGCGGGGGCGGCGGGCGCCAAACTCTCCGGCGGTGGATGGGGCGGCGTGATGATCGCCCTGGTTGACCCTGAAACCGTGGTGTCGGTGCGTGAGGCGCTGCTGGCAGTCGGCGCCGCGCGGGTGTTGGAAACCACCGTCAGCGCATCCGCCTGA